GTCGTACGTCACGAAGACGGGGGTACGCCCCGAAAGTCAGAGGTCCTTCGGAAGCTCGCGGCAATTCTCGATGTCGACAGGGAGGTAGTCCTGATCGACCGCATGGAATCGGAGTTCGGGAGTCGTAAAACCAAAGGGTACGCGAAGATCTACAAGAGCGTGGAACACCTGGAGGACATCGAGCCCGAGTACATGGTCGAGCGACACAAGAAGGTGCTTGAAGAGCTAGAGTCCGAATCCGAGGAGTCCGAAGAGTCTGAGTCGGAGGAGTCTGAAGAAGGCGAGTAACCGGGGGTAAAACGGGATGGGAGTGCCTAGAAGGGCTAAGCTGTACGAGGTTAAGGACGGTAAGGTGGAGCGCAAGAACCCGTTCTGTCCGAGATGTGGACCCGGCGTGTTCATGGCGGACCACGGGAACCGGTACGCGTGTGGTAGATGCGGATACACCGAGTTCAAGGACCAGCCGGAGCCCAAGAAAAAGAAGTAATAGAGAAGTAATATTCGCGAGCGAAGTGAGGCGTCTTGAACCTGAGAGTTCCCGACCGACTGCGCGACGTAGTGGAAGCCGGTGACGTCATAGCCCTCGGCGCTGAGTCGCTCCTGGTTCGGCACGACTGGCTCGGGCTCCCCGCCGTCTACAAGATCCGTCTCCCCAAACCCTACCGCCACCCGTCCTTGGACGAGCGCCTCCGTCGCCTCAGGACCCGACGAGAAGCCCGAGCGTTGATCAGATTACCCGAAATAGGCGTGCCGACTCCTACCCTATATGAGGTCGACTTAGACCTCAACCTGCTGATCATCGAGTACGTTCCCGGGAAAACTCTCAAGCAGGCAACCGAAAGTTCCTTCGATTCGGACCGTTACCGGGAGTTGGGCAAACTCGTCGGGCGGATGCACGAGCACGGATTCGTCCACTACGACCTGACCACATCGAACGTCCTCGTGTCCGGTGACAACCTCTACATCATCGACCTGGGACTGAGCGAGGATTCCGACGACCCAGAAGACCATGCCGTAGACCTGCGCGTGTTCGAACGGTGTCTCGAGAGCTCCCACCCCGAAGCTAAGGAGAAGGCGTGGAAGGCTTTCCTGCGAGGCTACAGGGAAGAGAGGGAAGAAACCACCGACACTGTGCTCCGGGCCCTGGAGGGCCTCAAGTCCAGGGTCCGGTACATTTAAACCCTCGCCACCACGAGGCCACTTTTAACCTCGATCTCCCCACGTTCTTCGAGCTTTTTGAGGGCGATGTGCGTGACGTCGTACGGGACGCCGAACTGTGCGAACAAGAACTCGTAGACCTCGTCTTCGGGTACCCTGCCCCGATTCTGCAACCACACCAGCAAAGCACCGAGTACCTCAGACAGGCGCTCCGGCACGTGCATTAGTTCACCATCCTCTGTCATTTCTACCTCATCGCTCATCAGCGCCGAGTACAGGGCTTCGGAAAGTCTCTCACCGGAGTACCCTGACCATCGGAGTCTCATCACGAGGTCCCTCCAGTCTAGGCTCACCTCACGCTTGACTATCTGTACCACATCATTCGGAGTCACCGGGCGGTCTCCCACCAGAAGGTCCTCCAGTGGTTCGGTGTCCGGCCACTCCGGGATCATTCCGAGCTTCGCCTCGAGAAACACTTCAGTCGCCGAACCGTAGTCCAGTTTAAGTGGGTCCTCAATAACTTCTAGGGGTAGCGTCTCCCACTCGGTCACTGCTAACCCGAGACTGTAGTGCTCACAGAATGCCGATACGGACATCACTTCCTCCCTCGGCTCACGGGGAAAGACTACCAGAGCTCCCAAACCCAGTGCCTCCGCGTCACGTGCGATCTCGGCCAGTCCCTCTTCCCACTCCCCTAAGGCCGACATCGAAGCTAGATCACTGAGACCTCCGACGCATACCAGCGCGAAGCAGAAATCGTCCGAACGGACCACGAAGTCCAGCCGGTAGTCGCTGTCTACATCCTCCACGATGCAGCCCAGCTCCTCCAGTACGAACCTACAGTCCCGACGGAACATGGACAAGTTAAGATCCGTCATCGCACCTTTCCCCGCAGGCGGGGTGCCGTAATGTCGACGATGATCTGTGTAGGTATAGAGTCTACGGCCGAGAAACTCGGCGTAGGTGTCGTGACGGACGATGGGGAGATACTGGCTAACGTGAAGGCCCAGTATGTCCCCCCTCCTGGTTCTGGAATATTACCCAGAGAGGCGGCTGAACATCACTCCAGAGAACTGCCGGAGCTCCTCGAACGCGCGTTGAAGAACGCGGGAGTAGAACCCGAAGACATCGACCTAGTAGCTTACTCGCAAGGGCCTGGGCTGGGACCTTGCTTACGTGTCGGCGCCACCGCGGCCAGAACCCTGGCACTAGCGCTCGAGGTTCCCCTGGCACCGGTCAACCATTGCGTGGCCCACGTGGAGATAGGGAAGTTAGCGGCACGCCAGGACGGGCTCGACTTCGACGATCCGGTAACACTCTACGTGTCCGGAGGGAACACCCAGGTGCTGGCCCTCAAAGCCGGACGGTACCGGGTGTTCGGGGAAACCTTGGACCTACCCGTTGGTAACATGCTGGACACCTTCTCCCGCAAGGTCGGACTCCCACATCCAGGTGGGCCCGAGATAGAACGCCTCGCCGAGAAGGGTGAGCCAGTAGAACTCCCTTACACTGTACGAGGCACCGACGTGTCGTTCTCAGGCCTTCTAACTGCGGCACTGCGGAGATATAAGCAGGGAGACAGGCTCGAGGACGTGTGTGCAGGGCTTCAGGAGACAGCCTTCGCAATGCTGGTGGAGATAACGGAGCGTGCCGCGGCCCAGCTAGGCCGGGATGAGATCCTGCTCACGGGTGGGGTGGCCGCAAACCGCCGTCTCTCCGAGATGATACACGAAATGGCGGAAAGCCGCGGTGCGGAGGCGTATACGGTGCCCCAGGAACTGGCCGGAGACAACGGAGCCATGATCGCTTGGACTGGGATCCTTGTCCACGAACACGGCCTCTCGATACCGCCAGATGAGATCCCGGAGAAGGCTATCGTCAAGCAACGATACCGTGTAGACGAGGCGTCCGTCCCGTGGGCTGCCCATCCTTCCAGATCTGCCGATTCCCAAAGGTAGAGGAGGTAGTTCATAGGACCCACGCCGTGGTGGTTGGAACGGTCCGTAAGACGACGGTGGATACCATCCTCCAGTGGAAATCAGTCTCACGAGCTCAGAGTTATGAGCTCGTAAAACGGATAAGACGGAGCACGATCAAGCCGGGCTTAAGCACTCTTGTCTGGTTTCAGGCAGAACGTCGAGGCCGGAGGAGGCTCTCGTCACTAGCAATGTGTGTGGACCCATGCCGACCCCGCCTGTATGCACTCGTCCATTCCAGGAACGTCGAAAGTACGGATATCGAGTACGTCGAGCCCCGGTGCCCTGCCTAAGTTCGAAGGGGTTCACCGTCCTCACCCGGTCCCGGCCGTGAGCCAAGTCCCACCGCTAAACCGGCGAGATGTCAGTGCGGGGAGACATAGTGAACTTCCGCCCGAACCTCTTCGGAGACCCTGTTGACAGAGACTATGAGATAACCCTCGTGCTGGTGGACGGCGGGTTGTGTCTGGGATCGACCAAGTTCGTGCTGCGACGCGTCGAACACGCCGAGACGAGAGAGAGCCCGTATGGGGAATCCGCGTACCGATGCGTGAAATCGGAGAAGCTCGACGCTCGCGAGTCGGTGGGGAGGAACTTGGTGACCACTTCCACGACACCTACTCACGTCGCTCACGGCGGGAAACCTAAGTTCACGAGCTGTGATAGCTCGGAACGCAGCCAGGAAGTCCACCGTGCTGCACTGAAAGTTCTGTCTCGAGGGAACCCGGCGCCAGGTCAGTAATATCATCGGGTGGATCGAACGGGCCGAAACAACCAGACATGAATTACGGGTTTCGAAATCCTCGAGCGCAGGTCGGCCCAACTGGGGAAGCACGTGTCCCACACGATCGTGGGAACCTTCGTATACGAGCTTCCCTCTAAAGCTCCCAGACAGCGTCGGTGAGGTGGTCCTTCTCCGACGTTTATAGTGATGGAGTGGGGAGATTCAACACAGCGGGACTCGGACATCTCATCGAAGAGGCCGGATGAACTAAAACTGGACCACCGAGGCCGACCGGGAGAGGGGGCAGCTTAAGTGGAGCTGGAGTTCTCGGCTGAGGTCGAGCTCACTCTCTCGCGTGAAGTCGACCCCGACGAGATCGAGCCTACGGTTGAGGAGTTCGTCAAAGAGGCTAACGAGGATCTCCTCCAGCGAGGTGTCCCAACTGGGGAGGAGGGGGCCAAGATTGAGGGTTATCGAGTACTCGAGGATATAATCGAGATGGAGATAACCGGAACGAGGTACCTACGTCCTCACGAAGCCGCTATGAGGGTCCGTAAGCGACTTGCCGAACGTCTCGGAAGGGAGCACCGGATCGGCGTTCGCGACCTGAAGATCCCTCGGTACGAGGTCGTGTTCCGGTTCGATCGTGAAGTTACGCGGGACGACGTCGGGTACGTACCAGTAGCCGACGACGTGGTAGTGGAGGACGGGACCGTACGGCTGACGTTCCAAGACGTCGACGAGGAAATGCTCCGCCGACACGTCATCGACCGGGTGATACGGTTAGTAGCTTGGGCAGTCGAGGAGAGATCGGAGCTAGTGGAGCGCGTCACCAAGGTCGAACCAGGTACCGTGGTGGATGAGAGCGGTCCGCGAGAGATTCGGTTCGATGGGGACGTCACCGAAGAGGCGCGTCGACGGGGTTGGGTGAAGGAGTTCCCCGGCCGCGGACAGTGGATTTACAACCCCCCGATGGCCGCCCTGTTCGAAGTTCTCCGTGACTTTCTTCTGGAGCGTGTGACGCGTAAGTTGGGCTTCGAGCCCGTCCTGTTCCCGAAGCTGGTCCCATTGGAAACTATGTTCCGGATGCGTTACCTTCACGGTCTACCCGACGGTATGTACTACGTGTGTCCCCCGAAGCGTGACCCGGAGTTGTTCGACGACTTCAAGCGGGAGCTTTACGTGTGGGGAGAGCTCAACGAGAGGATTCTCGGATCGTTGAGGGAGAAGCTCCGCGATCCCGGATACGTTCTGGCACCCGCCCAGTGTGAGCCGTTCTACGAGCTGCTGCGGGACGAGGTAGTGGACCCCGAGCGACTCCCGATCAAGCTTTACGACTGCAGCGGTTGGACGTACCGATGGGAGGGTGGTGCAGCAAAGGGTCTGGAACGCGTAAACGAGTTCCAACGGATCGAGCACGTATGGATCGCCGAGCCGGAGGAGGCGGAGAGGATCCGAGAGGAGTTACTGGAAGCTACCAAACGTGTCGCGGAGGAGCTGGAGCTCGAGTGGAAGGTAGTCGTATCAGACGATCCTTTCTACCTAGAAGGTCGGCTGCTGGAGGATCGAAACATCGAACTCCCAGACGTACCGTCGTACGAGTTTGAAGTCTACTTACCGTTCAAGGGAGAGCGATCGTCGAAAGAAGCCTGGATTTCTGTGGGTTCGTTCAACGTGCACGGCGAACACTTCGTCGATGGTTTCAACGTGAAGGAGAAGTCTGGAAGGACATTGTTCACGGGCTGTGCGGGTTTGGGTGTCACCCGATGGATGGTTGGGTTACTGGCCCAACACGGGTTCGAACCTGAGGAGTGGCCGGAGCCTATCCTTGAGAGGATCGATGAGAGGTTCGGTGGGTTACCCGAGGTACCGAAGACACTAACCTGGCCGAAGTAGTCCGATCCCGATCCTTTTTTCAACGGCGCCTTCCGGCGGGCCTGGGGGCTTGCGAGCTTGGTCAGAGACAAGTGGAAGGACAAGGTGTGGTACACGATCCTCGCGCCGGATATGTTCGACAATGTAGAGGTAGGTGAGACGCCCGCCGATGATCCGGAGAAGGTAATCGGTCGAGTGCTCGAAACTACCCTAGGTGACGTCTTAGACGACATTACTAAGCATCACATCAAAGTGTTCTTCCGCATTTACGACGTCGAGGGGACGACCGCGTACTCCAAGTTCGAAGGACATAGACTTATGCGCGACTACGTTCGCAGCCTGGTGAGACGCGGAACGAGCAGGATCGACGGTGTCATCGACGTCGTCACCAAGGACGGGTATAAGGTACGCGTCGCGGGACTAGCGTTCACGACGCGACGCGCCAAAACCTCCCAGCAGCGGGCCATCAGGAAGGAGATGTTCAAGGTGGTCGAAGAGAACGCGAAGGAGTGCGACTTCGACGAGTTCATCCGCAGGTGCCTGTCGATCAGCGAAGAGGAGAGCATCCCGGAGCAGATTAAGGAGGCAGGTCGTAAGATCTACCCGATCCGGCAGGCCGAGATCAGGAAGACGGAGGTCCTGGAAGAGCCGAACGGCCTACCACCGTACGAGGCAGTGGGGGACAGGGCCACCCCGGAACTGGCCAGCTACTGAGCCTCCCTCCGCAACGGTCTTCGGGCGCGTGCGAGATGTTCCTAGTGAAAACGCAACGAAACCTGGAGAATGTGGCGGCAGCGAGAATCGAGGAAGAAACCGGGGCCGAGACCGAGCCAAGGCCCTTCGGTTACCTCGGACTGGTTATCGTTACGGGACATGTTACTAAGGAGGAACTCGAGAGTATCCAAGAGGTAGAGCGAGCTATACCGGTAGAAGCCGAGTGCCGCGCGGATCCGAAGGAGATTGCCGAAACCGCGGCCGAACTGGCGAAGACCAAAATTTCGGAGGACGAGACCTTCGCGGTTAGGACTATCCGTAGGGGTAAGCACGACTTCACCAGCGTCGACGTTAACGTCGAGGCCGGTGACGCGGTCCGGGAGGTTACCGGCGCCTCCGTGGACCTAGATGATCCCGATAAGATAGTATGGGTCGAGATAATCAGGGACCGGGCGTACCTGGCGGTCCTACACGGCGAGGAGGAGTGGAAGAAGTTACCTCCAGGGAAACCCGAGGCCGATCCGCTGCTGGCCAAGGTGGAGTTGGCGCAGATACCCTATCTCGGGGACCCACGAGCCGCCTATTCCATGGGTGAACGGATCGGACGAGCGGTTCAGGGGTTCGAATTGAAGTCGTACATCGTCACCCCATACGAACCTGTGAACGCCGTCGAATTACTACACTTTTTGCGGGGCCTACGGGACGGAGTGAAATCCAGGATGGAAGTACAGCGAGAATCGTACGGGCGGAAGTTCCGACGGACGGAACTGCTAGTCTACGACCTTTACCAGCTGGTACGGATGAAGCGGGACGCTCCGATCGTTGGAACGGATCCGAAGGGCGAGCCGTACACGAAGGTTCGGGAGGAACTGGGGGAAACACTCCGAGAAGCTGACGAGGTGGTCGTGCTGGCGGGATCGCGGGTAGGGCTACCGCGGGGAGTGTTGAGAACCTGTGACTTCGTCGTGGACCTATGCCCGGGGGTAACGTTCGCGACAGAACACGTCGTGCCTTCCGTCGTGACGGCGCTGGTTGACTCTTACCTGGAGGTCGAGGGGGAAGAGGATCGAGAGGAATGAACGTTGAATGCAGTGAATATAGCGTCTTTTTGAACGACACCGAGCTCGATAGGAAGTAACCACACAGAACACGCAGGGATGAGTAGGATCCAATCCGAAGACATCGACTCGTTGTTGAATACGTAGAACCGTAACGTCTTAACCTCGAGAGATGAAGTCATCGTGTCCACCGCACTCACAGGGAAACGCTCGATGGCATACTTGGGTGATAGTTCGAACATCGATCCTCTCCACCCTCGAACCCCCTTGCCAGAGGCCCAGTTCGATACGAGAGAATTCTTTCGACGGTAGACCTTCGACGGACCGAGAAACCGCGGGGGTTCAGCGTGCCGTGTACCTACTGTGACGCGCGTGAACTGCACAGGCGACTCACCGGGGGCGTT
Above is a window of Methanopyrus sp. SNP6 DNA encoding:
- a CDS encoding 30S ribosomal protein S24e: MEVEILDQRDNPLLYRKEVKFVVRHEDGGTPRKSEVLRKLAAILDVDREVVLIDRMESEFGSRKTKGYAKIYKSVEHLEDIEPEYMVERHKKVLEELESESEESEESESEESEEGE
- a CDS encoding 30S ribosomal protein S27ae, yielding MGVPRRAKLYEVKDGKVERKNPFCPRCGPGVFMADHGNRYACGRCGYTEFKDQPEPKKKK
- a CDS encoding Kae1-associated kinase Bud32: MNLRVPDRLRDVVEAGDVIALGAESLLVRHDWLGLPAVYKIRLPKPYRHPSLDERLRRLRTRREARALIRLPEIGVPTPTLYEVDLDLNLLIIEYVPGKTLKQATESSFDSDRYRELGKLVGRMHEHGFVHYDLTTSNVLVSGDNLYIIDLGLSEDSDDPEDHAVDLRVFERCLESSHPEAKEKAWKAFLRGYREEREETTDTVLRALEGLKSRVRYI
- the kae1 gene encoding KEOPS complex N(6)-L-threonylcarbamoyladenine synthase Kae1 — its product is MSTMICVGIESTAEKLGVGVVTDDGEILANVKAQYVPPPGSGILPREAAEHHSRELPELLERALKNAGVEPEDIDLVAYSQGPGLGPCLRVGATAARTLALALEVPLAPVNHCVAHVEIGKLAARQDGLDFDDPVTLYVSGGNTQVLALKAGRYRVFGETLDLPVGNMLDTFSRKVGLPHPGGPEIERLAEKGEPVELPYTVRGTDVSFSGLLTAALRRYKQGDRLEDVCAGLQETAFAMLVEITERAAAQLGRDEILLTGGVAANRRLSEMIHEMAESRGAEAYTVPQELAGDNGAMIAWTGILVHEHGLSIPPDEIPEKAIVKQRYRVDEASVPWAAHPSRSADSQR
- a CDS encoding serine--tRNA ligase encodes the protein MELEFSAEVELTLSREVDPDEIEPTVEEFVKEANEDLLQRGVPTGEEGAKIEGYRVLEDIIEMEITGTRYLRPHEAAMRVRKRLAERLGREHRIGVRDLKIPRYEVVFRFDREVTRDDVGYVPVADDVVVEDGTVRLTFQDVDEEMLRRHVIDRVIRLVAWAVEERSELVERVTKVEPGTVVDESGPREIRFDGDVTEEARRRGWVKEFPGRGQWIYNPPMAALFEVLRDFLLERVTRKLGFEPVLFPKLVPLETMFRMRYLHGLPDGMYYVCPPKRDPELFDDFKRELYVWGELNERILGSLREKLRDPGYVLAPAQCEPFYELLRDEVVDPERLPIKLYDCSGWTYRWEGGAAKGLERVNEFQRIEHVWIAEPEEAERIREELLEATKRVAEELELEWKVVVSDDPFYLEGRLLEDRNIELPDVPSYEFEVYLPFKGERSSKEAWISVGSFNVHGEHFVDGFNVKEKSGRTLFTGCAGLGVTRWMVGLLAQHGFEPEEWPEPILERIDERFGGLPEVPKTLTWPK
- a CDS encoding 30S ribosomal protein S3ae gives rise to the protein MVRDKWKDKVWYTILAPDMFDNVEVGETPADDPEKVIGRVLETTLGDVLDDITKHHIKVFFRIYDVEGTTAYSKFEGHRLMRDYVRSLVRRGTSRIDGVIDVVTKDGYKVRVAGLAFTTRRAKTSQQRAIRKEMFKVVEENAKECDFDEFIRRCLSISEEESIPEQIKEAGRKIYPIRQAEIRKTEVLEEPNGLPPYEAVGDRATPELASY
- a CDS encoding SPOUT family RNA methylase, with protein sequence MFLVKTQRNLENVAAARIEEETGAETEPRPFGYLGLVIVTGHVTKEELESIQEVERAIPVEAECRADPKEIAETAAELAKTKISEDETFAVRTIRRGKHDFTSVDVNVEAGDAVREVTGASVDLDDPDKIVWVEIIRDRAYLAVLHGEEEWKKLPPGKPEADPLLAKVELAQIPYLGDPRAAYSMGERIGRAVQGFELKSYIVTPYEPVNAVELLHFLRGLRDGVKSRMEVQRESYGRKFRRTELLVYDLYQLVRMKRDAPIVGTDPKGEPYTKVREELGETLREADEVVVLAGSRVGLPRGVLRTCDFVVDLCPGVTFATEHVVPSVVTALVDSYLEVEGEEDREE